The genomic interval TGGCTCCCCTGTGTCGGTCGGTGGTGTCATTCTCAGCTTTCCCTTGCTCGCCGCGAACGGCGCGTGGGTAGTCCCGGCTCGTGTCGAGCCGGTCGTCTCGAGTACGAGCGCGGGAACCGCCGGCTAAGTGTTGGCGGTTCGCCGCGACAGCGTGTCGGGGGCCGAGCCGAACGGAGCGTTCGACGGCGGCGCCCTCGTCGAGCGCGGGGACTCCACCGTCCGGGAACCGGACGCGACGAGCGGGACGGAGGTACAAGTGCCGTCCCTCCGTGGCTCGGGACGAATGCTCGAAGAGACGGTGCAGATCGTATGCGGTGCCGGGGGCGGACTCGGCGAGGAGACGGCGGTCGCGATGGCCGACCACGGCGCGACGGTCGTCGTCAACGACCTCGGCGTGGACGTCGACGGAACGGGCGCGGACGCCGAACCGGCCCGGGAGACCGCGGACCGAATCGAGGACGCCGGCGGCGAGGCGATGGTCCACTACGGCGACGTGACCGACCTCTCGTACACCGAGGCGCTGGTCGCGGACACCGTCGAGGAGTACGGCGCGGTCCACGGCGTCATCAACTACGCCGGCATCCTCCGCGACTCGATGGTGTTCAACATGGAAGAGGCCGAGTGGGACGCGGTCATCGACGTCCACCTGAAGGGCCACTTCTCGGTCGTCCGGGCGATATCGCGCCACTGGCGCGAGCGATACAAGGCTCGGGACGGCTTCGAGCGGCAACGCTCGCTGACCTGTGTGTCGAGCGGGGTCGCGGCCGGCAACCCCGGTCAG from Halosegnis marinus carries:
- a CDS encoding SDR family NAD(P)-dependent oxidoreductase, which translates into the protein MLEETVQIVCGAGGGLGEETAVAMADHGATVVVNDLGVDVDGTGADAEPARETADRIEDAGGEAMVHYGDVTDLSYTEALVADTVEEYGAVHGVINYAGILRDSMVFNMEEAEWDAVIDVHLKGHFSVVRAISRHWRERYKARDGFERQRSLTCVSSGVAAGNPGQANYSAAKAGILGLMRTTARELHQYDVRANALWPTALTRMTEDLPGMAGADEGTMGPQLVPGVPVFLASEAAEDVNGVTLAVAGGTLSVVSDPERGRSLSKDLDADGRWTAAEIEARWDELTDGVNTMRMSPGY